Sequence from the Bacillota bacterium genome:
ACTGCGCCGGGAACCTCACCACCAGGGTGGGCCATCATAAACAGTGCAGACGGGTTGGAGACTTCAGCTAACCCGGAATTACTCATCTCAAAGACTCCCACTTCGTTTGTAGAGCCATACCGGTTCTTAACCCCTCTTAACAACCTGAAACCCTGATGTCTTTGCCCTTCCAGGTAAAGCACTACATCCACCATATGCTCAAGAACTCTCGGGCCCGCAAGCATACCTTCTTTCGTAACATGTCCTACAACCACCACAGAAGTAGCACTGTTCTTTGCTAATTTCATTAACCTGGCAGTACAATCTCTTACCTGGGTAACACTGCCCGGTGCGGAAGAAACTTCCGGGCAAAACATGGTCTGGATGGAATCAATGATAACCAGTTTAGGGGAAAGTTCACGGATATACTTTTCAATTACCGCTATTTCCGTTTCACTTACCAAAAAGACGTTTTGCTCGAGAATACCAAGCCTTTCAGCTCTAAGTCTCACCTGAGACATAGATTCTTCACCGGATACGTATAAAATAATGCCCAAGTCAGCGGCTGCTTTAGCAGCAACTTGCAGCAAGATGGTTGATTTTCCAATGCCGGGATCCCCACCAACCAATATAAGAGAACCAGGCACAACGCCGCCTCCCATAACCCGATTGAATTCCGGTATCCCCAGTGAAAACCGTTTTTCACTTAAGGGGGCAACTTCAGTTATGGGCTGTGGAGCCACCCGTTCTAAATGGGTATATCCTGCACAGCTTTTACTATTTACTGTTTCTTCAATGAAGCTGTTCCAAGCTGCACATGCCGGACACTTACCCAGCCAGCGAGGAGAGCTATGCCCACACTCTTGACAAAAAAAAGTTTGTTTGCGCGCCATGTAAATACTCCCAGACACTAATAAGTCACATTATATCATTTGCTTATGCCGGCTACAAGGTATACCTTTAGATGGCATAACGATAATAAGAATCAGCGGAAATATTTCCGCTGATTCTCTGTTTTAATGTACCCAGTCCCCACTACCGGAGCTATCTTGCTCATTTTCAGCTGGAATTTCCTTTCCATCGGGCTGAACGGGTCGAACAACAATCTTATCGTTTTCCGCTTCTACAATTACTTTTTCTGCATTGTTCAAAGTTCCTTTAATGAGCTCTTCCGATAATCTGTCTTCTATCTGCTTCTGGATAACCCGCCTGAGCGGCCGCGCGCCATAAGTTTCGTCAAAGCCCTCTTTGGCCATCAAATCTCTGGCCTCATGGGAAACCTCGATATTAATTTTGTGCTCAGCCATTCTTTCTTCCACTTCTTTAACCATTAAGTCCACTATTTTACGAATATCTTCCCTGCTAAGCTGGTGGAAAACAATAGTTTCATCAATCCGGTTAAGGAACTCCGGCCGGAACGTCTTACGCAGTTCATCAAACACATTTTTCTTCATACGCTCATATTCACTGTCTTTATCCGTCTCTGTTTTGAACCCCAACGCCCCTACCTTTTTAATCATCTGCACACCCACATTACTGGTCATAATAATTACAGTGTTGCGAAAATCAACGGTGCGTCCCTTGGCCTCGGTTAACCTGCCATCTTCTAACACCTGTAGCAACACATTAAACACATCCGGGTGGGCTTTTTCAATTTCATCCAAAAGCACAACTGAATAAGGTTTTCTCCTCACAGCCTCTGTCAGCTGTCCTCCCTCATCATAGCCCACGTATCCCGGTGGAGCCCCCACCAAACGACTGACGGTGTGTTTTTCCATATATTCACTCATGTCAATCCTGACCATGGCATCTTCATCGCCAAACAACGATTCAGCCAGTGCCCGGCCCAACTCTGTTTTACCTACCCCGGTTGGCCCCAGGAAAACGAAGGACCCAATGGGCCTTGAAGGGTCTTTTAAACCGGCCCTAGCGCGCCGTATGGCCCTGGAAACGGCACTAACAGCCTCATCCTGACCGATTAGCCGCTGGTGCAGGACCTCCTCCATCTTAAGCAGCTTTTCAGATTCCTTTTGAGCCAGCTTTTGCACGGGTACCCCGGTCCAGCTGGATACTATGTGGGCAATAGCTTCTTCATCTACCACTAATTCTTCTTCCCCGTTCCCTTCTTTCCATTCCTTTCTTTTTGTCTCCAATTCAGACTTAAGCTTTGTTTCCTGGTCCCGCATCTGGGCAGCTGCCTCGTATTCCTGGTTATTTACAGCCGCTTCTTTTTCCTTAGTAACTTCCTCCAATTTTTTCTCTAATTCTTTTACATTGGGTGGTGCAGTGAAAGCCTGCAATCTGACCCTGGAACTTGCCTCGTCAATAAGGTCAATGGCCTTGTCCGGAAGATAGCGGTCACTTATATACCGGTCACCTAAGTTAGCTGCCGCATCTAACGCTTCATCAGTTATTCTAACACGGTGATGGGCCTCGTACCTATCTCTCAGGCCTTGTAGGATGGCAAACGTCTCCTCAACCGTAGGCTCATCTACCGTGATGGGTTGAAACCTTCTTTCCAGCGCTGAATCGCGCTCAATGTGCTTACGGTATTCGTCAAGAGTAGTGGCTCCGATACACTGCATTTCTCCCCTGGCCAGTGCAGGCTTTAGAATGTTGGCAGCGTCAATTGCCCCCTCTGCCGCACCAGCACCGATTAAAGTATGCAGCTCATCGATGAATACAATTATATTATTTGCTGCTGTAATTTCCTGTATCACTTTTTTCAGCCTGTCTTCAAATTCGCCCCGGTATTTTGTGCCCGCCACCAGGGAGGCCAGGTCCAACGTAACAAGACGTTTATCGGTAAGAACCTCAGGCACATTGCCGTTAATAATTCGCTGCGCCAGTCCCTCGGCAATGGCAGTTTTTCCGACTCCCGGCTCGCCAAGCAACACCGGATTGTTCTTAGTCCGGCGACTTAATATCTGTATAACTCGCTCTATTTCTTTATCTCTTCCTACCACCGGGTCCATCTTGTCTTCCTTAGCCAGTATAGTCAAATCCCGCCCAAACTGATCCAAATTGTCGGTTTTACCCTTTCCTCTTTGATGCCCGCGGGCCTGCCCGTCAGGCTGTTGTGCGGGTCCTCCAAGCATTTCCATTACTTCTTGACGGACCTTATTAAGATCAGCGCCTAATGCGGTAAGTACCCTGGCCGCTATACCTTCTCCCTCACGAATCAACCCCAGCAGTAAGTGCTCGGTTCCTACATAATTGGTACCCATACGTCGCGCCTCGTCTACAGCTAATTCTAAGACTTTTTTTGCCCGCGGGGTTAATGCCACTTCACCGGTGGCATTACCATCTCCCTTTTCAACTGCCTGTTCTACCTTTTGCCGCACTGTATCTGCATCAATGTCCATTCCACCAAGTACCTTAGCGGCAACTCCCTCACCTTCCCTAATTAAACCTAATAAAATATGTTCAGTTCCCACATATGGATAATTTAGTCCTCGTGCCTCTTCCTGGGCCAAAAACAGAACTTTTTGCGCCCTTTGCGTAAACCTGCCAAATAACATGACATACACCTCCTCAGCGTTTCTAAAACTAATTTGATTTACCTTTCAATTTATTCCTGACTAATTCGGCGCGTTTAACATCGCGTTCAAAGGCCGTCATATCAGAACCTGCTTTACTAACCAAGAATGCCGGCCGGGTTAGCACCATTAACTCTGTAACGAGTTCCGGCTTTGTATCTGTTATAATATTAAGGTCTATGCCTAATCTCAAGTCTGAGAATCGTTTCATGGCTTCATCAGTTGAAAGTATGCGTGCATATTTAAGAATGCCATATGACCTTCCGATACGATCTTCCAGCTGACTCCTACGCTCATTGTAAAGCGCTTTACGGGCGGTCTTTTCCCGCTCTTGTAACTGCTTGGTGACAGAGACAATATTTTGAATTA
This genomic interval carries:
- a CDS encoding ATP-dependent Clp protease ATP-binding subunit — its product is MLFGRFTQRAQKVLFLAQEEARGLNYPYVGTEHILLGLIREGEGVAAKVLGGMDIDADTVRQKVEQAVEKGDGNATGEVALTPRAKKVLELAVDEARRMGTNYVGTEHLLLGLIREGEGIAARVLTALGADLNKVRQEVMEMLGGPAQQPDGQARGHQRGKGKTDNLDQFGRDLTILAKEDKMDPVVGRDKEIERVIQILSRRTKNNPVLLGEPGVGKTAIAEGLAQRIINGNVPEVLTDKRLVTLDLASLVAGTKYRGEFEDRLKKVIQEITAANNIIVFIDELHTLIGAGAAEGAIDAANILKPALARGEMQCIGATTLDEYRKHIERDSALERRFQPITVDEPTVEETFAILQGLRDRYEAHHRVRITDEALDAAANLGDRYISDRYLPDKAIDLIDEASSRVRLQAFTAPPNVKELEKKLEEVTKEKEAAVNNQEYEAAAQMRDQETKLKSELETKRKEWKEGNGEEELVVDEEAIAHIVSSWTGVPVQKLAQKESEKLLKMEEVLHQRLIGQDEAVSAVSRAIRRARAGLKDPSRPIGSFVFLGPTGVGKTELGRALAESLFGDEDAMVRIDMSEYMEKHTVSRLVGAPPGYVGYDEGGQLTEAVRRKPYSVVLLDEIEKAHPDVFNVLLQVLEDGRLTEAKGRTVDFRNTVIIMTSNVGVQMIKKVGALGFKTETDKDSEYERMKKNVFDELRKTFRPEFLNRIDETIVFHQLSREDIRKIVDLMVKEVEERMAEHKINIEVSHEARDLMAKEGFDETYGARPLRRVIQKQIEDRLSEELIKGTLNNAEKVIVEAENDKIVVRPVQPDGKEIPAENEQDSSGSGDWVH
- the radA gene encoding DNA repair protein RadA, yielding MARKQTFFCQECGHSSPRWLGKCPACAAWNSFIEETVNSKSCAGYTHLERVAPQPITEVAPLSEKRFSLGIPEFNRVMGGGVVPGSLILVGGDPGIGKSTILLQVAAKAAADLGIILYVSGEESMSQVRLRAERLGILEQNVFLVSETEIAVIEKYIRELSPKLVIIDSIQTMFCPEVSSAPGSVTQVRDCTARLMKLAKNSATSVVVVGHVTKEGMLAGPRVLEHMVDVVLYLEGQRHQGFRLLRGVKNRYGSTNEVGVFEMSNSGLAEVSNPSALFMMAHPGGEVPGAVVVPTMEGTRPLLVEIQALVCSTSLGVPRRMTTGVDHNRAALIMAVLEKRAGMHMGSNDAYVNVVGGVKIDEPAVDLGIAVSLASSFKDRPVESGLVVMGEIGLTGEIRSITGIDRRVSEAKQLGFTQCLVPSPDANLARIKGIKVEGVRTVVDAIDRALKV